From one Conexivisphaerales archaeon genomic stretch:
- a CDS encoding stage II sporulation protein M: MSVERTKIGFWKSFRSSVLIWQRNPSLTVPYMFTSSIAALVQSVFVIFTLPLLLRLITNGTLVSLIDSLNSGNTSDFVNLISTRSFLLTVSYYLLPALFIAIAVSTLASGVTYSSEYNSYLLALKGARITIDNITYELMTSWRKITKVNFLSYSLTFLPVLVVSLLSLLVALGKPNPVIIPVLGLLYALAISATIAMSLLLMYTQVIAVAEKGSAIQTIKKSFSFAKSNLGLSLSYALTYLLVSSLLLIAGSSSNLGLPLFEITAVLNLIFIPILHLTKTNLYFQSVLRGSEESSTTTDDQSRDSILAVLLRIFKRSLSNLLVFIKDRKNIYFHIIAILFLGLGIPLGAYLGNTAIDQALYALGYVPGKINPLATSTPASSLAVYIGFHNWQIALEVALSGIWFIFSTVTELLFNGVVIGVVSSLVPSIPMFLAAILPHGIIELPCFVIAGSAGIRLGFTFALYISNRNLNLSAVVRQTVYVIIGLLLFFFIAGIIESNITPAVMKLAGWT, translated from the coding sequence TTGTCTGTCGAAAGGACGAAAATAGGTTTCTGGAAATCCTTTCGAAGCTCTGTGCTAATCTGGCAGAGAAATCCTTCATTGACTGTACCTTACATGTTCACCAGCTCTATAGCTGCACTCGTTCAGTCGGTGTTTGTTATTTTTACTTTACCACTTCTTCTGAGGCTGATCACAAATGGTACTCTGGTTTCTTTGATTGATTCTCTGAATTCAGGAAATACTTCAGATTTTGTTAATCTAATCAGCACCAGAAGTTTTCTTCTGACAGTATCATACTACCTTTTGCCTGCTTTATTCATTGCTATAGCAGTATCTACCTTAGCAAGTGGAGTTACATATTCCTCTGAATACAATAGCTACCTCCTTGCTCTGAAAGGTGCACGCATAACTATTGACAATATAACTTATGAATTAATGACTTCTTGGAGGAAGATTACCAAAGTTAATTTCCTGTCTTACTCCCTCACCTTCCTTCCTGTTCTGGTAGTAAGTCTGTTGAGTCTTTTAGTTGCACTAGGCAAACCCAACCCAGTCATTATTCCCGTTCTGGGCTTGCTATACGCTTTGGCTATTAGTGCGACAATAGCTATGTCTCTATTATTGATGTATACACAGGTCATCGCGGTTGCGGAAAAAGGCTCAGCCATTCAAACAATAAAGAAGAGTTTTTCTTTTGCTAAGAGCAATCTGGGACTGTCTCTTTCTTACGCTTTAACTTATCTGCTTGTATCTTCTCTGTTATTGATTGCAGGTTCTTCGTCTAATCTGGGACTCCCTCTGTTTGAAATCACCGCAGTATTAAACCTGATATTTATCCCGATTCTGCACCTTACAAAGACCAATTTGTATTTCCAAAGCGTTCTTAGAGGATCAGAGGAATCATCAACCACTACTGATGATCAATCGCGGGATTCCATCCTTGCTGTCCTTTTAAGAATATTCAAGAGAAGTCTATCAAATCTTTTGGTGTTTATCAAGGACAGAAAGAATATCTATTTTCATATTATTGCAATACTGTTCCTAGGTTTAGGTATTCCGCTTGGTGCATACCTAGGAAATACGGCAATAGACCAAGCACTTTACGCGCTTGGATACGTGCCTGGAAAGATCAATCCACTAGCTACCTCAACACCTGCCAGCTCCTTGGCAGTATACATAGGATTCCACAACTGGCAAATAGCTTTGGAAGTGGCCCTTTCTGGAATCTGGTTCATCTTTTCTACTGTCACAGAATTGCTATTCAACGGTGTAGTTATAGGCGTTGTTAGCTCTTTGGTACCCAGCATTCCGATGTTTCTTGCAGCGATACTACCACACGGCATAATAGAATTACCTTGCTTTGTAATCGCTGGGTCTGCAGGAATAAGACTAGGTTTTACCTTCGCTCTGTATATTTCTAACAGAAACTTGAATTTATCGGCAGTCGTACGACAAACAGTTTACGTCATAATTGGACTGTTATTGTTCTTCTTCATAGCTGGAATTATCGAGTCAAACATAACACCTGCAGTAATGAAACTTGCCGGCTGGACATGA
- a CDS encoding MFS transporter, with the protein MPSERGAELPAEEKLDRRILLAAAMAHFINDGNSVTYAILIIYYSSVGISLGFLGAMASVYLLVSGLISERIGYFADRSGKRGLIMSFGIISLSLSLFLFSFSFYYTNLTTMILVPAALLLGVGLAIYHPLGGSIIAHATHNVNSARHMGINGSFGSLGRAVFPTIIVYLITVFGLVSGLLVFSAITLVFGLLILGMTRRFDARMIYEKHTLREGATMNPYRRFVFILTLLFFLSALFTQGITTFIPKYFESEYNSKELAGIVTSITYATPVAGQVILGTLTDRLGGRRILFLTTIMSATVFSVFFLTDMIVAKVVVLALFAFFVYSGFPVVLGYAQQVVPKEVAARLNGIVWGLGNTVGGAIGAALAGQLVDHYGFSFSFFISWLFGMLAIAFLPLVPKKEMVKK; encoded by the coding sequence ATGCCATCAGAAAGAGGGGCTGAACTCCCTGCTGAGGAGAAGTTAGACCGCAGGATACTTCTCGCAGCGGCAATGGCTCACTTTATTAACGATGGTAATAGCGTGACATATGCAATACTGATAATCTACTACAGCTCAGTCGGGATTTCCCTTGGGTTTCTCGGTGCAATGGCTTCGGTTTATCTGCTCGTTTCAGGATTGATATCAGAACGTATAGGATATTTTGCTGACAGGTCCGGAAAGAGAGGCCTTATAATGTCGTTTGGTATAATCAGCCTATCCCTTTCGCTATTTTTATTCTCGTTTTCCTTTTACTATACAAATCTGACTACTATGATTCTTGTACCTGCAGCTCTTCTTCTGGGCGTTGGTCTAGCGATATATCATCCGCTCGGAGGTTCGATCATAGCTCATGCGACTCACAACGTCAACTCCGCAAGACACATGGGGATAAACGGAAGCTTCGGGAGTCTTGGTAGAGCTGTCTTCCCAACGATCATAGTTTATCTCATCACAGTCTTTGGTTTGGTTTCTGGTCTTCTGGTCTTTTCTGCCATTACACTTGTTTTCGGTCTCCTCATATTAGGTATGACACGCAGGTTCGATGCGAGAATGATTTATGAAAAGCATACGTTGAGGGAGGGTGCAACGATGAATCCATATCGTCGTTTCGTGTTTATCCTGACTCTGCTGTTTTTCTTGTCTGCTTTGTTTACTCAGGGAATCACAACATTCATACCCAAATACTTCGAAAGTGAGTATAATTCGAAGGAACTGGCTGGTATAGTTACTTCTATTACCTATGCAACTCCAGTTGCAGGACAGGTTATTCTTGGTACACTTACTGACAGATTAGGGGGAAGAAGAATACTCTTCCTTACTACCATTATGTCTGCGACCGTTTTTTCAGTCTTCTTCTTGACTGATATGATTGTGGCTAAAGTTGTGGTATTGGCTTTATTCGCCTTTTTTGTATACTCCGGCTTTCCTGTAGTTCTAGGTTACGCGCAGCAGGTTGTGCCAAAGGAGGTTGCTGCTAGGCTGAATGGAATAGTATGGGGACTGGGCAACACAGTAGGGGGTGCAATTGGCGCTGCACTGGCAGGCCAACTGGTCGACCATTATGGATTCTCCTTTTCCTTTTTCATATCATGGCTCTTTGGGATGCTGGCAATTGCATTTCTCCCACTAGTTCCAAAAAAAGAGATGGTAAAGAAGTAA
- a CDS encoding argininosuccinate synthase, with amino-acid sequence MSKNKVVLAYSGGLDTSVSIKWIQDKYQSDVITLTLDLGQGEELSQVEEKAKSLGVLKHYSLDVKEVFASKYVLQSIKANGLYEGKYPLSTALGRPLIAQMLVEVAEKENAQAVAHGCTGKGNDQVRIDVTVKALNPDLRIIAPVREWGLTRDQEIAYAKENGVPISAKKSVYSIDQNIWGRSIESGVLEDASVEPPEDAFEWVVPPEEAPDRPTYVKIGFERGIPISLDGEELSSLELIGRMNSVAGRNGVGIIDHIEDRLVGIKSREVYECPAATVLLEAHKELEKLVMTRHQLTFKRTVDQAWSDMVYMGLWVDPLKKNLDAFIDSSQERVSGTVTVKMYKGNVRVVGRSSAYSIYDLNLATYSSASTFNQNLAEGFIEFWGLPSRVAMMKAKAQKVTA; translated from the coding sequence ATGTCGAAGAATAAAGTAGTCCTTGCTTATTCGGGAGGACTCGATACTTCAGTCTCGATAAAATGGATACAAGATAAGTACCAGAGTGACGTAATTACGCTAACTCTCGACCTTGGGCAGGGTGAAGAACTAAGCCAGGTAGAGGAAAAGGCGAAGTCTCTTGGCGTACTAAAACACTACAGCCTAGATGTGAAAGAAGTGTTTGCCAGCAAGTACGTTCTGCAATCCATCAAAGCCAACGGACTTTATGAAGGTAAATATCCTTTGAGTACTGCCCTAGGTAGACCTCTAATAGCACAAATGCTGGTTGAAGTAGCTGAAAAGGAGAATGCACAAGCAGTAGCTCATGGCTGCACAGGCAAAGGAAACGACCAGGTCAGAATAGATGTAACAGTAAAGGCGTTGAACCCTGACCTCAGGATAATAGCACCAGTGCGTGAATGGGGGTTAACAAGAGATCAAGAAATCGCATACGCAAAAGAGAATGGTGTTCCCATATCTGCCAAGAAGAGCGTATACAGCATAGACCAAAACATATGGGGGAGAAGCATAGAAAGCGGTGTGCTCGAGGATGCATCAGTTGAACCGCCAGAAGATGCTTTTGAATGGGTGGTGCCACCAGAAGAAGCTCCTGACAGACCTACCTACGTTAAGATAGGCTTCGAAAGGGGTATCCCTATAAGCCTGGATGGAGAAGAACTTTCTTCTCTTGAGCTCATCGGCAGGATGAATTCAGTGGCAGGAAGGAATGGAGTCGGAATCATAGACCATATAGAGGATAGACTTGTCGGTATTAAATCGCGCGAAGTATACGAATGTCCAGCAGCAACGGTACTGCTAGAAGCGCATAAAGAACTCGAAAAACTCGTTATGACACGCCATCAACTAACATTCAAAAGGACTGTGGACCAAGCCTGGTCTGACATGGTCTACATGGGTCTTTGGGTTGACCCTTTGAAGAAAAACCTTGACGCATTCATAGATTCTAGCCAAGAAAGAGTAAGCGGTACGGTTACTGTAAAGATGTACAAAGGAAATGTAAGAGTGGTAGGTCGTTCGTCTGCCTACAGCATCTATGACCTCAATCTAGCAACATACTCCTCTGCAAGCACTTTCAATCAAAACCTAGCTGAAGGATTCATAGAGTTCTGGGGTCTTCCTTCTCGCGTCGCAATGATGAAAGCTAAAGCTCAGAAAGTGACGGCTTGA
- the argH gene encoding argininosuccinate lyase, whose product MSLLRGKRLSKMDTDAANFTSSVDQDRPLLKHVVKINIAHVLSLYKSGIIGQKETFKLVAALQSIPDDLRLDSSLEDVHMNVESYVANSAGISGGLINLGKSRNDQVSTALRMVVREEILGILSEILLTVNTLVNVAKGELDRIMPGYTHLQIAQPTTLAHYLACYAQALIRDADRLKDVYGRTNLSPMGSAAFAGSTVPLNRKRVAELLGFDGLLTNSMDAVSARDFLLEFLSILAITQIDLSRMAEDMIFYSTQESSYLTIPDEFASTSSMMPQKRNAVVLETIRAKAASLIGMFCSAASNIKGLPQSYNLDLQELNSFAWTGGDTVKNSLKLVRNMISSIRFNAHKLAEGANYGYSIATDLAEIICIQAKVPFRDAHHIVGAATSRKEGKAFDYRSFRQAIVVEALSRGYKEVENVLPQKYDASESVKNKKSVGSPNPIHVEKMLNELTLISERLQTWLNQKHESLNQSELRIRNEVKELEKEVRNGGV is encoded by the coding sequence ATGAGCCTGCTGAGGGGGAAACGCCTTTCTAAGATGGATACAGATGCAGCTAATTTCACTTCTTCAGTTGACCAAGATCGTCCTCTGTTGAAGCACGTTGTCAAAATAAATATAGCCCATGTACTCTCTCTGTACAAAAGCGGAATAATAGGTCAAAAAGAAACTTTCAAGCTAGTTGCTGCTTTGCAAAGTATTCCAGATGACCTCAGGCTGGATAGCTCTCTTGAGGATGTGCACATGAACGTCGAATCTTACGTAGCAAATTCTGCAGGAATCTCCGGGGGTCTGATAAACTTAGGAAAGAGCAGAAACGATCAAGTTTCTACCGCCCTAAGAATGGTGGTCAGAGAAGAAATACTCGGCATCTTGAGCGAAATACTTCTGACAGTGAACACTCTTGTGAATGTAGCCAAGGGGGAACTTGACAGGATCATGCCCGGTTATACACATCTTCAGATAGCGCAGCCTACAACGTTGGCCCATTACTTGGCATGCTATGCTCAAGCACTTATCAGAGATGCTGATAGATTAAAGGATGTGTATGGCAGAACTAATCTCTCCCCGATGGGTTCGGCAGCTTTCGCAGGAAGTACAGTTCCACTAAACAGGAAAAGAGTCGCTGAACTGCTTGGTTTCGATGGACTGCTGACAAACTCTATGGATGCAGTCAGTGCCAGGGATTTCCTTCTGGAATTTCTATCCATATTGGCAATAACCCAGATAGACCTTTCTAGGATGGCAGAAGACATGATTTTCTACTCGACACAGGAGTCCAGTTATCTGACAATTCCTGATGAATTCGCATCGACGAGCAGCATGATGCCGCAGAAAAGAAACGCCGTTGTTCTAGAAACCATTCGGGCCAAGGCTGCATCTTTAATAGGAATGTTCTGCTCGGCCGCATCTAACATAAAAGGCCTACCTCAGTCTTACAACTTGGATCTGCAAGAGTTGAATTCGTTCGCCTGGACTGGAGGGGACACTGTGAAAAATTCCCTAAAATTGGTTCGCAATATGATATCCAGTATCCGATTCAATGCACATAAATTAGCTGAAGGAGCGAACTATGGTTATTCCATCGCCACAGACTTGGCTGAGATTATTTGTATTCAAGCGAAGGTCCCGTTCAGAGACGCACATCATATAGTCGGTGCAGCAACGAGCAGAAAAGAGGGGAAGGCGTTCGATTACAGGAGCTTCAGGCAGGCGATCGTCGTTGAAGCCTTGTCGCGCGGGTACAAGGAAGTGGAGAACGTACTTCCACAGAAGTATGATGCATCTGAGTCTGTAAAGAACAAGAAGAGCGTCGGTTCTCCTAATCCTATTCACGTTGAAAAAATGTTGAACGAACTGACACTCATATCTGAAAGGTTGCAAACTTGGTTGAACCAAAAGCATGAATCGCTTAACCAGAGTGAACTGAGGATTCGTAATGAAGTAAAAGAATTGGAAAAGGAGGTGAGAAATGGTGGAGTTTGA
- the lysW/argW gene encoding alpha-aminoadipate/glutamate carrier protein LysW/ArgW, with product MEFECEQCGGQVQVPKDALSGELVSCKDCGSEYEIMIDENGTIELKAAEEVGEDWGE from the coding sequence GTGGAGTTTGAATGTGAGCAATGCGGCGGTCAGGTTCAAGTACCAAAGGACGCGCTTTCGGGAGAACTGGTCTCCTGCAAAGACTGTGGTTCAGAGTACGAAATCATGATAGATGAAAACGGCACAATCGAGCTGAAGGCCGCAGAGGAAGTTGGAGAAGACTGGGGAGAATAG
- the lysX gene encoding lysine biosynthesis protein LysX, whose amino-acid sequence MEKTGENRVKLAIAYDLLRFEEKALYNEAQKLSVPVEMMHVDSLSFDLNTSDYIDRYDVLLQRCISHSRGLHVSAIFEAMGILAINSYEVSAICDDKLLTTLRLSRKGIPTPKTRVAFNQEQALKALDELGYPAVIKPIVGSWGRLVARVRDREEAAAVIESRASGSNPNDHILYLQEYIKRPQRDIRAIVAGDELIATVYRYQPPNDWRTNVARGGTSEEAKLGDAEREILLKAAEAVGGGILGIDAMEGPSGIVVHEVNSTVEFRGASTVSTNNIPRKMVEYALRVAKR is encoded by the coding sequence TTGGAGAAGACTGGGGAGAATAGAGTGAAATTAGCCATAGCCTACGACCTTCTGCGTTTCGAAGAGAAAGCACTGTACAACGAAGCTCAGAAACTATCAGTGCCAGTGGAAATGATGCACGTAGACTCCCTGTCGTTTGATCTCAACACTTCAGATTACATCGATCGTTATGACGTATTACTTCAAAGGTGTATAAGTCACTCAAGAGGCTTACACGTTTCTGCCATTTTCGAAGCGATGGGTATATTAGCTATAAACAGTTATGAAGTTTCTGCAATCTGTGATGACAAACTTCTTACAACACTCAGGTTATCGAGAAAAGGGATACCCACACCCAAGACAAGAGTCGCTTTCAATCAGGAGCAGGCCCTGAAAGCTCTGGACGAACTGGGTTATCCAGCCGTTATTAAGCCGATAGTGGGAAGCTGGGGGAGGCTCGTTGCAAGAGTCAGGGATAGAGAAGAAGCTGCAGCAGTAATAGAGTCACGAGCATCTGGTTCAAATCCGAACGACCATATTCTTTACCTGCAAGAATACATCAAAAGACCACAAAGAGACATAAGAGCCATAGTTGCGGGAGATGAATTGATAGCTACTGTATACAGGTACCAGCCACCGAACGATTGGAGAACCAATGTGGCTAGGGGTGGAACTTCTGAGGAAGCCAAACTTGGCGACGCAGAAAGAGAAATCTTGTTGAAGGCAGCTGAAGCCGTGGGTGGGGGAATACTTGGTATAGATGCTATGGAAGGTCCTTCCGGGATTGTCGTGCATGAAGTTAATAGTACTGTCGAGTTCAGAGGTGCGTCAACAGTTTCGACAAACAACATACCTAGAAAGATGGTCGAATACGCTCTGAGGGTGGCAAAGAGATGA
- the argC gene encoding N-acetyl-gamma-glutamyl-phosphate reductase, whose protein sequence is MNFQASIIGGSGYVGGELLRLLSGHPEMKIGKVYSKTYAGKYIHSVHPNLRGIIEKTFTSEKIKDIVESSDITFFALPHGQSSQIIPELQYKTTKIVDIGADFRLKTAEDYEKWYHYKHPAPQLLKESVYGLPELFKEQIVRSRLVSVPGCTAACAILSLAPLASKGLVERMIVDAKVGSSGSGAKPTIATHFSERFNVVRIYKPYGHRHTPEIIQTLSHLSGKRISVGMSVHAVNMVRGLQTTSHVLSDKQPDVKELWRIYRKFYEQAHFVRIVRDAGGKNKFPDPKFTFGSNYADVGFDVDLDSGRILAIGAIDNLVKGAAGNAVQCANIMLRLDEREGITSPPIHPA, encoded by the coding sequence ATGAACTTTCAGGCGAGCATAATTGGAGGCTCAGGATACGTTGGAGGTGAACTGCTCAGATTACTGAGCGGCCATCCCGAAATGAAGATAGGCAAAGTATATTCAAAGACATATGCCGGAAAATATATTCATTCGGTTCATCCAAATCTTAGAGGAATAATAGAAAAGACGTTCACAAGCGAAAAGATAAAAGATATAGTAGAGTCTTCTGATATAACGTTTTTCGCGCTTCCGCATGGCCAAAGTAGTCAGATAATTCCAGAATTACAATACAAGACTACTAAAATCGTCGACATAGGAGCCGATTTCAGACTGAAGACTGCCGAGGACTACGAAAAATGGTATCATTACAAGCACCCAGCGCCACAACTGCTCAAAGAGTCTGTCTATGGTCTTCCAGAGCTGTTCAAAGAACAGATAGTAAGGTCAAGACTTGTTTCAGTGCCAGGATGCACTGCTGCATGTGCGATACTTAGCTTGGCTCCGCTCGCCTCGAAAGGACTGGTCGAAAGAATGATCGTCGATGCAAAGGTGGGTTCAAGTGGTTCAGGTGCAAAGCCAACTATTGCTACCCATTTTTCAGAACGGTTCAATGTTGTAAGAATATACAAGCCATACGGACACAGACATACACCTGAGATTATTCAGACTTTGAGCCATCTTTCAGGGAAAAGGATCAGCGTAGGAATGAGCGTTCACGCAGTAAACATGGTTAGAGGTCTTCAGACGACTTCGCATGTACTGAGCGATAAACAACCAGATGTAAAGGAACTATGGAGAATATATAGGAAATTCTACGAGCAGGCACACTTTGTAAGAATTGTGAGAGATGCTGGGGGAAAGAACAAGTTTCCAGATCCAAAGTTCACCTTTGGTTCAAATTATGCCGATGTAGGTTTTGATGTTGACTTAGACTCTGGAAGAATTTTAGCCATCGGAGCGATAGACAATCTTGTGAAAGGGGCAGCAGGGAATGCAGTACAATGCGCAAACATAATGTTGCGGCTTGACGAGAGAGAAGGGATTACTTCACCTCCGATACATCCTGCGTGA
- a CDS encoding [LysW]-aminoadipate/[LysW]-glutamate kinase, giving the protein MRLVVKIGGSLISEGYLNNVLSDLASVQTEHQTVIVHGGAASVSEISRRLGKEPKFVTSPEGIKSRYTDAETVKIYTMVMSGMIAPHIVAELHRLGKRAISLAGYDAGIMKAERKKRLVIVNERGRRMIIEGGYTGRITSVDTVMIESLLDNGLIPVISPVAISNESELLNVDSDRAASSVASSIKATKLILLSNVDGLIINEQLVRRVSPSQAKELLPKIGHGMDKKVMSATEAVENGVKSAIISSGKTKKPVIEAAEEKRGTVITLE; this is encoded by the coding sequence ATGAGATTAGTAGTCAAGATAGGAGGGAGTCTTATCTCTGAAGGATATTTGAACAATGTGTTATCAGACTTGGCCTCTGTACAAACAGAACATCAAACGGTAATAGTTCATGGGGGTGCAGCATCAGTATCTGAAATTTCCAGAAGACTTGGCAAAGAACCCAAGTTCGTTACTTCTCCAGAAGGAATAAAGAGCAGATACACTGATGCAGAAACAGTCAAAATATACACCATGGTTATGTCAGGAATGATTGCACCTCACATAGTTGCTGAACTGCACAGGTTGGGCAAGAGGGCAATCAGTCTAGCTGGATATGATGCAGGTATAATGAAGGCTGAAAGGAAGAAAAGATTGGTCATTGTTAATGAGCGGGGGAGAAGGATGATCATTGAAGGTGGGTATACCGGCAGGATCACTTCAGTCGATACAGTAATGATTGAATCCTTGCTTGACAACGGACTAATACCTGTTATATCACCCGTCGCAATCAGCAATGAATCTGAATTGCTTAATGTTGACAGTGACAGAGCAGCTTCTTCAGTAGCATCATCGATCAAAGCAACCAAACTTATACTTCTGAGCAACGTTGATGGACTCATCATAAATGAACAGCTAGTCAGAAGAGTGTCACCCTCACAGGCAAAGGAATTATTACCGAAAATAGGTCATGGTATGGATAAAAAAGTGATGTCAGCAACCGAAGCGGTGGAAAACGGAGTCAAAAGCGCAATAATATCGTCCGGCAAGACTAAGAAACCAGTCATAGAAGCCGCTGAAGAGAAGAGAGGAACGGTGATAACACTCGAGTAA
- a CDS encoding aspartate aminotransferase family protein produces MTAYKGSGMYLFDTDNRRYLDFMAGYGVAILGHGHPRIVKSISDQARKLITAHGSLYSEAREKFIEAFIKIVPEHLGHMYLCNSGAEAVEASLKFARKVTGRKGFITFSGSYHGKTFGALSVTSNERYRAPFEPLLGPVYFGDYGSIESLGKLPFDQAAAAIIEPVQGESGVKIPSKEFMNELEERCKRAGCLLIVDEIQSGLGRTGKIWAHQHFDIVPDIMTVAKGLGGGVPMGATLVNDEIANHIQPGDHSTTFGGNPLACAAGAVVADILYKTDLVQRAANTGELLRKRLQSFSAYRIFKEYRSIGLMAAIELRIRFNPVLLEAVKNGLLTLYSGRNTIRMLPPLIVNEQNVETAMTILHRSFEFVERSKVEE; encoded by the coding sequence ATCACTGCATACAAAGGTTCAGGCATGTATCTGTTCGATACGGATAACAGGCGATATCTCGACTTTATGGCTGGATATGGGGTGGCTATACTTGGCCATGGGCATCCAAGGATTGTAAAGTCCATATCGGACCAAGCAAGAAAACTGATCACTGCACACGGATCTTTGTATAGCGAAGCCAGAGAGAAGTTTATAGAAGCTTTCATAAAAATAGTTCCTGAACATCTTGGTCACATGTATCTTTGTAACAGCGGCGCTGAGGCTGTAGAGGCTTCGCTGAAGTTTGCTAGAAAAGTGACAGGGAGAAAGGGTTTTATCACGTTTTCAGGCTCCTATCATGGCAAGACCTTTGGTGCCTTATCTGTAACATCAAATGAAAGGTATCGAGCGCCCTTTGAGCCATTGCTAGGACCAGTCTATTTCGGTGACTATGGGAGCATCGAGTCGCTTGGGAAGCTCCCATTTGACCAGGCAGCCGCTGCTATAATTGAGCCGGTCCAGGGTGAATCGGGCGTAAAGATACCATCAAAGGAGTTCATGAACGAATTAGAGGAAAGATGCAAAAGAGCAGGCTGCTTGCTGATAGTAGATGAGATTCAGTCAGGACTTGGACGAACAGGCAAGATCTGGGCTCATCAGCATTTCGATATAGTCCCCGATATAATGACAGTAGCAAAAGGCCTAGGTGGTGGAGTTCCTATGGGCGCTACGCTCGTGAACGATGAGATAGCCAACCACATTCAGCCAGGCGACCATTCCACGACGTTTGGTGGGAATCCTCTCGCATGTGCGGCAGGTGCAGTTGTTGCGGACATCCTTTACAAAACAGACCTGGTTCAGAGGGCAGCGAACACTGGGGAATTATTGAGAAAACGACTACAGAGTTTTTCAGCATACAGAATCTTCAAAGAATACAGGTCGATCGGGTTGATGGCCGCTATTGAACTCAGAATCAGATTCAATCCAGTTCTGCTAGAAGCAGTCAAGAACGGCTTGCTTACTTTATATTCTGGGCGGAACACCATCAGAATGTTGCCACCACTTATAGTCAACGAGCAAAACGTGGAGACCGCTATGACGATACTGCACAGGTCCTTCGAGTTTGTTGAGAGATCCAAAGTTGAAGAATGA
- a CDS encoding M20/M25/M40 family metallo-hydrolase yields MLSDLEKREALTLLRELISISSPSGREQKLADYIYKWLSKKGFQYVTIDKAGNVRARTQADKPVIAYCGHMDTIPGTLPVFMRDGRIYGRGASDAKGPLAAMLYSAQLISQKNFPLEVIAVVQEERSSQGIKYLIKQNLNQKFMVFGEPSGASKIVVGYRGRIEVTVDFYASGFHASMPWVGKSALQYALDFARNIEDYAKGLEVKDRSNSVSLCITSLNSGIARNVAPPHARLVLDIRVPERFEADEIVKNIEKFCRSTGVPKFEVNIGEKVDAASSPSGFLLRAMRRSIFKSLGIPAKVVRKTGTGDMNYAIKNGIEAITYGPGDGLSEHSQEESIDIEDYFRAIEVLTMLPEELSHVLSEKEI; encoded by the coding sequence ATGCTCTCTGACCTTGAGAAAAGAGAAGCGCTGACTCTGCTCAGGGAGTTGATTTCAATATCCTCACCGAGCGGTAGAGAGCAGAAATTGGCTGATTATATATACAAATGGCTTTCAAAGAAAGGTTTTCAGTATGTAACAATTGACAAAGCAGGAAACGTAAGAGCAAGGACCCAGGCAGATAAGCCTGTCATCGCATACTGTGGTCACATGGACACCATACCAGGCACCTTGCCTGTCTTTATGAGAGATGGTAGGATATACGGCAGAGGCGCGTCTGATGCTAAAGGACCGCTAGCCGCCATGCTCTATTCCGCTCAGTTGATTTCACAAAAGAATTTTCCGTTAGAAGTTATCGCTGTAGTTCAGGAAGAAAGAAGTAGCCAAGGAATAAAATATCTGATTAAACAAAATCTAAACCAGAAATTCATGGTCTTCGGCGAACCCTCCGGTGCCAGCAAGATAGTAGTTGGTTACAGAGGAAGAATAGAAGTAACAGTTGATTTTTACGCATCAGGCTTTCACGCAAGCATGCCTTGGGTAGGGAAGAGCGCATTGCAATATGCACTTGACTTCGCTAGAAACATTGAAGACTATGCAAAAGGTCTAGAGGTTAAGGATAGATCAAATTCTGTATCACTATGTATAACTTCGTTAAATTCTGGTATCGCTAGAAACGTGGCACCACCACATGCCAGATTGGTACTAGATATCAGAGTTCCTGAACGCTTCGAAGCTGATGAGATCGTTAAGAATATTGAAAAGTTTTGCAGGTCAACAGGGGTACCAAAGTTTGAAGTCAATATAGGGGAAAAAGTTGACGCGGCGTCTTCGCCTAGCGGTTTTCTGTTAAGGGCCATGCGAAGATCTATATTCAAGAGTCTTGGTATACCTGCGAAGGTAGTAAGGAAGACTGGGACAGGAGACATGAACTACGCGATAAAGAACGGTATAGAAGCGATAACATATGGACCTGGCGACGGATTATCTGAGCATAGTCAAGAGGAGAGTATAGACATAGAAGATTACTTCCGAGCAATTGAGGTTTTAACGATGTTACCTGAAGAGCTAAGCCATGTGTTATCGGAAAAAGAAATATAA